The Coraliomargarita parva sequence AGCGCTGGAGGCCGGCTTCGTAGTGCTCGCGGCAGGCGCGGGCCTCGTTTGCGTCGATGGTGCCGTCCCAGAGCTCGATGACTTCGACCGGTTGGCTGCGGCCTTTGACGATGATCCGGTCCAGGCGCCGGTAGAAGAGGTCCGGCAGGGTTTCGAGGGCGGCGTTGAGGGTGGACTCGGTGATCATGGTATAGACCCCGTAGCTTTTGGCGCCACTTTCGCAGCGTGCGGCTAAATTGACCGAGTCGCCCATCATGGTGTAGTTGAAACGGACGCGGCTGCCCATGTTGCCGATGACGGCGTGTCCCGAATTGAGTCCGATACGGGTGCGCATGTTGGCGATGGGGTCCGGCCATTGCCCCGAGTCCGCCCATTGCCTGCGCAGCTCCGCGTGACGCTCCTGCATCCGAATGGCGGACTGGCAGGCGCGTGCCGCATGGTCTGGGATGGGCAGGGGCATGCCGAACATGGTGACAATGGCATCGCCGATATATTTGTCCAAGGTGCCGCCTTCGGCCTGTTGGGCATCGGTCATCGCGCTGAGGTACTCATTCATGAGCGTGATGAGCTCGGTGGGGGTGAGCAGCTCGGAGAGGGAGGAAAAGCCCTCCACGTCGGAGAAGAGTGCGGTGACCTCGGCCTCGGTGCCGCCGAGCTCCGGATCCTGCTGGGAGTTCACCATCTGGTCGACCAGCTCGGGGGAGACATAGGCGCCGAAGAGTGTCTTGATGCGGTGGCGCTGCCATTCCTCCGCCCCCAGTTTGAAGAGTACGCCGAACATGGCGGCGCTGACCGAGGCGGCCAGCGGGCTGATCAGGGGCAGGACAAAGTTCAGGCGCCCGAAGGCGGCAAAGACCAGCCCGGCATAGGCAAAGAGCAGGAGCACGGACGCCGTGCGGGTGAGGCGCCTGCCGCGTCCGCTCCAGAGGGCCAGAGCGGCGACGGCGATTGGCAGCACGATCATGATCAGGACACAGGATGCCGTATCCGCGTGGCGGATATAGGCCTCCTCCTGAAGGGTGCGGTAGATATTGGCATGCATACCGACCTTCGGGACCGGAGAACGGCTGAAGGGGGTGGGGGCCAGGTCTTTCAGGGTGGCGTCGACGGGGCCGAGGAAGATGACCTTGTCTTTGAACTGGGCAAACCATGCCTCCAGCTCCGCCACGCGGTTGGTTTCCCCCGACTTGTGCGCCTCGGCCAAGGCATGGGCCTGGTCGAGCACGGTCGCCATGCTGAAATGAGCGGTCTCGTCGGAGGGTTGCCAGCCTTCGAACCAGTTCAACTCCATGGTTTGTCCGCCGATGAGCGGGACACGCCGTAATACCTCGCCGTGCTTGCGGATGATGAGCGCGTCCTCCGTCCATTCCACGTCTTCGGCCCCAAGGCCGTGGGCGGCGAGAAAGACTTCCATGCCGAGGGTGAAGAGGCGGTGCCGGCTCCGGTCGGGGATGGCCTGGGTGGGAAATCCGTCGGCATCGACCAGCTTGAAGGTGCCGTTCTCGTGGACAATCCGGGGCTCGTTGAGAATGCCGCTGAAGTAGTTTAGCTGGCCGTTGATGAGCAGCCGGCTGAAATCGCTGCCTTCCGTATCGATCACGGTCAGGACCTTGTGGGGAACGACGCCTTTATTCAGGGTCTCATCGACATTGGCCAGACCCAGCCGCCCAAAGTCATACTGGATGATGGGAAAGGTGGGGGACTCCGGGAAAGGGACTTCGTCGGCTGCGACAAAGCCTTCGCGTCGCAGCGGCAGGATTTGCTCGCCTGAGGTGGTGCCGGTGTAGGCGGCGGCGAGGACCACGCGGTCCTGATAGCGCTCGATGATCTGGCCGAAACGGAGGTCGCCTTCCCGTGCCCGGTCGACATCAAGGAGGGAGCCGGTGCCCATGGGGGAGAAAATAATATCGATGCCCATGGCCCGGGCCTGTCCCACGCCCATCAGGGCATTGACCGTCTGGGCGAAGTTCAAGCGGTCCCAGGGTTTGTCACCGATCTTGGCTACGCTGGGTGCGTCGAGGTCGACAAAGAGGATGGGGGCGTTGCTCTGCAGCTCGCCGCGGATTTTATAGCTCCAACGCAGGGCCTCCTGCTCCAGTCCGTGCAGCAAGCCCAGCAGCCACATGCCCAACCACAGCAGGACCACCAAGGCGATGACCGCAAAACAGGGAATCAAGTGGCGGAGACCTCTC is a genomic window containing:
- a CDS encoding adenylate/guanylate cyclase domain-containing protein; the protein is MRGLRHLIPCFAVIALVVLLWLGMWLLGLLHGLEQEALRWSYKIRGELQSNAPILFVDLDAPSVAKIGDKPWDRLNFAQTVNALMGVGQARAMGIDIIFSPMGTGSLLDVDRAREGDLRFGQIIERYQDRVVLAAAYTGTTSGEQILPLRREGFVAADEVPFPESPTFPIIQYDFGRLGLANVDETLNKGVVPHKVLTVIDTEGSDFSRLLINGQLNYFSGILNEPRIVHENGTFKLVDADGFPTQAIPDRSRHRLFTLGMEVFLAAHGLGAEDVEWTEDALIIRKHGEVLRRVPLIGGQTMELNWFEGWQPSDETAHFSMATVLDQAHALAEAHKSGETNRVAELEAWFAQFKDKVIFLGPVDATLKDLAPTPFSRSPVPKVGMHANIYRTLQEEAYIRHADTASCVLIMIVLPIAVAALALWSGRGRRLTRTASVLLLFAYAGLVFAAFGRLNFVLPLISPLAASVSAAMFGVLFKLGAEEWQRHRIKTLFGAYVSPELVDQMVNSQQDPELGGTEAEVTALFSDVEGFSSLSELLTPTELITLMNEYLSAMTDAQQAEGGTLDKYIGDAIVTMFGMPLPIPDHAARACQSAIRMQERHAELRRQWADSGQWPDPIANMRTRIGLNSGHAVIGNMGSRVRFNYTMMGDSVNLAARCESGAKSYGVYTMITESTLNAALETLPDLFYRRLDRIIVKGRSQPVEVIELWDGTIDANEARACREHYEAGLQRYYAGAWADAISHFKQALPFEPCRDYAPTTPSKVLLARCEQFLADGGPADWNGAYRMQTK